A single genomic interval of Tursiops truncatus isolate mTurTru1 chromosome 1, mTurTru1.mat.Y, whole genome shotgun sequence harbors:
- the RGS4 gene encoding LOW QUALITY PROTEIN: regulator of G-protein signaling 4 (The sequence of the model RefSeq protein was modified relative to this genomic sequence to represent the inferred CDS: inserted 2 bases in 2 codons; deleted 2 bases in 1 codon) — MYEIIFLIQRRKCIESQPQKAGEAEGGRGDGITELPSDWLDGLGCPINKXPTGLGGRSSEDSDSIFTGEKAKCAQNRSHSSSCCISFLTXNPTLHKMCKGLAGLPASCLRSAKDMKHRLGFLLQKSDSCEHNSSHSKRDKVVICQRVSQEEVKKWAESLENLISHECGLAAFKAFLKSEYSEENIDFWISCEEYKKIKSPSKLSPKAKKIYNEFISVQATKEVNLDSCTREETSRNMLEPTITCFDEAQKKIFNLMEKDSYRRFLKSRFYLDLANLSSCGSEKQKGAKSSTDCPSLVPQCA, encoded by the exons ATGtatgaaataatatttctaaTCCAAAGGAGGAAGTGCATTGAGAGTCAGCCCCAAA AGGCTGGAGAGGCAGAAGGAGGC AGAGGAGATGGTATTACAGAGCTGCCATCTGATTGGCTGGACGGTCTTGGCTGTCCTATAAATA ACCCCACAGGCTTGGGAGGGAGAAGCTCAGAGGATTCTGACAGTATCTTTACCGGAGAAAAGGCAAAGTGTGCTCAGAACAGAAGCCACAGCTCTTCCTGCTGCATTTCTTTCCTAA TGAATCCCACACTACACAAGATGTGCAAAGGACTTGCAGGTCTGCCGGCTTCTTGCTTGAGGAG TGCAAAAGATATGAAACATCGGCTCGGTTTCTTGCTGCAGAAGTCTGATTCCTGTGAACATAATTCTTCCCACAGCAAGAGGGACAAAGTGGTGATTTGTCAGAG GGTGAGCCAAGAGGAAGTCAAAAAGTGGGCTGAATCACTGGAAAACCTGATTAGTCATGAAT GTGGACTGGCCGCTTTCAAAGCTTTCTTGAAGTCTGAATACAGTGAGGAGAACATTGACTTCTGGATCAGCTGTGAAGAGTACAAGAAAATCAAATCACCCTCTAAACTAAGTCCCAAGGCCAAAAAGATCTATAATGAATTCATCTCCGTCCAGGCAACGAAAGAG GTAAACCTGGACTCTTGCACCAGGGAGGAGACAAGTCGTAACATGCTGGAGCCTACGATAACCTGCTTTGATGAGGCTCAGAAGAAGATTTTCAACCTGATGGAAAAGGATTCATACCGCCGCTTCCTCAAGTCCCGATTCTATCTTGATTTGGCCAACCTTTCCAGCTGTGGGTCAGAGAAGCAGAAAGGAGCCAAAAGTTCTACAGACTGTCCTTCCCTGGTGCCCCAGTGTGCCTAA